From the Plectropomus leopardus isolate mb chromosome 20, YSFRI_Pleo_2.0, whole genome shotgun sequence genome, the window CGGTTAAACAAAGCTGCACTCTGTTCTGTGTGAGAAACGACGCTAAAGCTCTCCTGCTGCTTCACTGCAGCCCTCATAACAAAGTCATGACCCAGAAGTTGGTGCATCCAACGCCGGTCGGACAGGAGAGGAAGTTTAAAGGCCCGAGCACGTATGGATAGTCGTGGTGTAACGCTTGATTCATTGTAGGTCAGCGAACCCGCTGGAGTGGAGTCCGTTAATCATGCTATAAAAACACAGGGCAGTAAAAGTCACTGCATCAGGACTCTGCTGACTTTCAGCCGCTGATGAGCCCTCTGTCCTGCTCGCTGAACCAGTGAGGACTTAATAAGTATGCAGCCTCCACCTGGCTGCTCACTGTACGTACAGTGTCCTGGCTGAAGACATTTCATGTCCCTGTCTCCACTTTGCTCATCACAATTCTTCAACACCCCACGGTGGGAGATTTAGAGTCGGGTTCACCATGATTTTGTTGcagatcaaattaaaataaatctgctcatttttaatgattgatTTATTATTCAAGTCTATGCCAAACATTCATTTCATTCACATTCATTggtttttgcttctttgttttgaggatttgtttctctttgttttgtgtgataaTGAATTAAATATCTTTTGATTTGGGGACTgatttgaagatgtcactttAGACTCTGGGAAATTATTACGGGCATTTTTCAGCAGGTTTTGGCAATATAAAGACTAAATGATGATTCAGATGAAGAAAATAACTGGCAGGTTTCCAAACATTCATTACGACagtcagagcattaatatagcagtaAACAACTGTTTGCGGTGTTCGATATAGATGAGTAATGTCGTCCCGAGCGTCAGTGTGGGTTGTtatccgagcttctctgttaTTTGTAAGCCATGTGTATCCCAAAGGCCAGCTAAACGCCAGtgctctgcactgcactcatgcagttttaagggttttttttaaagaaattgttccagtttcaaggggttaaatactAAGAAAGTCATCCAGCCAGATTTTAATGGTTAGTGGTTAACATTTTAAtggtactttttcttttgtttgtacaGGAATAGGAAAGAAAGAGCTGATTCAGATGAGTTGGGGATAATTCATTAAGGATCTGGTTGTGATTAGAGGTTATTGTGTTAGAAATATTGTCAAATgtgagaataaataataaaaaacttaatGGCTTGAAGTTGCCGAGGACTAAACTAAGGGCTTGATGAGACGACGAAGAGGAGATTAAGGGTGTCGTGATCAGCCTGTCATGTGTGTTTTACATTCTCGTCAAATCTAAAACATTATCAACCTAGTGTGAAACTGTGGAGTGCAGATGTAGAGAACAACGTACTTAAAAGAGCTCTTTGACGGCGGTGGTTAAGATTTCATCTGCCCTGAATGTATTTTCCACGTCTTTTTGCAGCCTCAGTGAGAGCTTCTTCATGGTCAAAGGAGCCGCCCTCTTCCTCCAGCAGGGCGGCACCGCGCAGGGACCAAAGACCCCGACTCACCACAAGCATGCAGGtatgaacaaaaacatgcacagaggaagctttgtttcttgttttttttttttttttttttgcacaaacgAGCTCCAGACAAAAGGAAAACTGTATTTGCTGATGTGGCTTTTCTCTCCGTGggtttgtctgtgtttattcTGAACTGGTACCTGGCTGGTTCTGACCTGAAGTGACCTGCAGAGGACACTCACAAATCAGTGGAAACGAGATCAAGTCTCAAGCAGTTTGCTTCAAGCTGTTTCAAAGGCATACAGACAGTATCCGTTCTTTAACTTTCTGAATACTACTTGACATTATTTATTACACAACCATGCTGCTGCCGCTGTTTGTCTGCACATCAAAGTGACGTTAAAGTGTGGCATAATCATGCGCCATCTAAAAATAGAACCCTTCTCTAAGTGCTTTAATATCCATCAGCGAGGTTCTTTAATAGATGCTCACTGTTTGCGAGTTTCTAATCTCACGTCCTCGTTTAACCTGAAGTCATTTGAGGACGAATGCGGGACAAGTTGAAGTCTGTCGGCGTGTGACTCCGGTGAGCACACCACAGGTCGCAGGGTTTAGACTGGTCTTCATTGAGAGAAATGCACAAGCATTTTTCCTCCCACATGAGtggaaaacaacaataaatgtaCGATACAAGAAGCTGAATGACCAGTTTGTAGCtgacctttaattttttttttgttaaaattccagaaagtgtttctgcagtgaAGCCTGTTGACGATTAAAGTGTGTAttgttttctctgcattttctgaacttggaaacatttttcagatttttgaaggCAGTTTTCTGTACTGTTGTTGCAGAAAACAGTTTCCTCTGTTATGATGTTTGTTAGCCAGATCAGGTTTAGACATCCAGACTGGGACGATGACTTCAGTAGGTCTACGAACATGTCAGAAATAAGATATAATGAGCTACAGTATGTGTCTCcgtgactatgtttacatgcacagaataTTTCGTCCTTTGTCcttattcaaaaaaagaaaataatactcATTCCaagcagaaaatgaatattccactagtcaagtcagtttttatttataaagcccattatcacaaaacgcAGGGCTTCatagcatacgacatccctctgccctcagaccctcacatcgcctaaggaaaaactccccaaaaatgCATGCTCTGTTTAACACACTCCAAAATGTcgtcaaaatatttaaaagtatcaAAGTTTCCCACAGATGGAGGATTTGTTCAGCCATACAAACagcctctctctttcattccctTCAACCACTTTCTTAAAAAGGTTAGCGCTGCGctatttgtgcatatccaaaaatctgTCAGTCTTTCACGTTTTACAgcaggtgtgtttttctgtccctGACATGTGGGCTTTACTTTGGGGCATGTGTCCACCCAGTTTGACAAACTGTCACAGAACTGGTTTGTGTTCATGACTCCAAACAGAGCTGACTGTGAACGGCAAGACGCTGCGTGtcacaaacagtaaaaaatccAAATGAGACGCATATTCTGACTGCAAAGAATAATCCAAAGCTGCTTACATGAcccacatcaaattcagaatattgtcatatttgaaGTAATACTGGAATACAGGATGTTCATGCAGTTTCCTGTGAGGTCTGACagcgttttttttcctttcaggtGATTTACCTCAACACCTGCAGGTCATGTTTAAGATCCTCCGGTCTGAAGATCGCATTAAGCTGGTCAGTGTATTAAATACATATAACGGCTTCatcacttttatgttttgtttaaaaagtattttgatgGTATGTGTTGTTTGTGAAGGTGCTGTATAGTTGAAGTTGTTTGTAGAGCCCGATCGATACTGCATGCTGTGGGCTGACGTAAATCTGATATTAATATATAGGCCAATATTCTGTctaactatatttatttatatctatttctatatatatatttatctattgtgatctaaaaaatgcaataatctCCCAAATATGGTTATCAAAACCATAAAcattattgtcaaaaatgacatcagtgctCTAGTTGTTTCCTTTAATCAACTTTATTGAATAGAAGCAGATAAAAATCGAAGAAACCAcatattgtccaaaaaaaaaaaagtgaaccaAAATTGAAccatcaaaaaaaattaaactaaaaaaagacaaaaaatcccaaagattttaataaaattagTAGACAAATTCTCAAATATCTAGTAATAATACACTTTTCTAATCATTCACATGTTCCACAGACTGCAttagactaaaaaaaaatattaataaaaaaaaagaaacaccatTTGAGAAAGGTGTCCATTTCCGGTTATCATGCACTCACATGTTTTTGCACTATAATTGCATGAAACACGAGTAAATACCGCACATAGCTATCCTTTTGTTCCTCAGGCTGTACGGCTGGAGAGCGGCTGGTCAGACCGGGTGCGCTACATGGTCGTCATCTACACCAACGGCCATCAAGACACAGAGGAAAATATCGTCTTGGGAATGGACTTCACTGACAAGGACAGGTAATTAATGTCTCTGCAGCCTCAGATTTAGTGCcattaaatgtcattattagatctgttaaaatgtaaatctttgCGATCTACAGTAAAAACTGCTCTATTGGGATGGTGCTGCCACTGTGGAGTGATACCAACATACATTTAGACGGAGATGGGTAAGTTTCAAGATTCAATACTTTATTGTCATGTCGACGTAATCGATTAGAATTTGTTTCAGTGAGCTCCACgcacagacaaaagaaacactCCAAATACATTACAcggataaaaacaaatgcaggagCTACATATTTGGTAATTGAAATATcaatgattatttgattaattattattgCATATTGGATGCTGGAGTGATATAAGCCCAGCGAGTTGATTCTTGCCCCGCCCGGCTCAGTAGAGGGTGGCTGCAGCACCCGCTCTATACGAGACAACGTATGCAGCCGCACAGTGTTGACTGCTGCGAAACGTTGATTTTGATTTATCATGAAGTACCTAATGTTGATTATATTGTCAACAATCTGCCATGCTCCACTCCGCtgaggttgttttattttaaaaacaatggaaataaaTCTTTGAAATTGAAATCATTGGATGGCACTTGTGCGCGTCAGACCTGGATTCATGTGCTTGGGAGCTGCAAGAGGACCTTTGAATTGAAAAAAGGATTGctcttttgaaaaatacataaaataagttaaatccAAACcgtaacaaaatgaaaaaagtacagCAGCACAattaaaacaagcaaattaatgaataaaaacaaataaaataataaacacaatcaAACCTGTGGGAGGATAAGCAGCAACGTCAGCGACCCACAGAAAGAgtgcaataataaaaacactgttttacaGCACCGTGATTAAAACAGATAACCTGAAGCGCCAGAAGTGTTAAAGTAGGCGAACTGCTGTGTGCAGTTCGTCTTTCCCCAAAACAGGTATCACTTAAATCATGTGGctgatgaaactgaaaatgttctCCTTGAAAGTGCACACCTGTAAAAGTGAAGCAGGAGTTTCAAATGCACCTTTCTGCAGCCTCCTGCTGCGTGTTTGCGGTGCTGTCTGCCTTTTGGGTTTTGTTGCCTGCTGGTGGCAGAGGAGTGTATTACatgcatttttctctctgtgggaACAGTTCTTGCTGACCTGTTAACATTGTCTCTGTGTGCTGGAGGAATGTTCCACTGGTTTTTGTCCCGAATAGTCCCCATGAACGAGCCGTGTCCAGTCTGTGTTTACATCCCTCGTCTCCACCCAAACTAaacctccttctccctctcttcctcaccAGAGGCTTCAGCGTGAACACGGCAGGACGGTCACATGTCTTCAAGCCTGTATCGGTGCAGGCCATGTGGTGAGTGAAGCCTTCGTGTTTTGCTGGGAttactgttgtgtgtgttgtgtgtgacgGCACAGAGTGGTGAACGTGTGAGATTAACCTAGTTAGCTCAATTATGGATCAAGTAGCAGCGCCACGAAAAGGTCATAAATAACTTTTTAGACGTTGTCCACCTTTGTGCTCTCGGCCCGGTGTAAACCGTCTTCATGAACATCTGCACAAAAGGCCACCAATTGTTTGCCACTCCAGTCAAATCATATAACAGGGTTCCTACGGTCAtgtaaaacctggaaaagttagTAATTTCACagacctgaaaaagtcatggaaatactagaaataatttaaagttttggaaaagttgtggaattgttaaccttttgaaacctgagaaaaatggctttatttcttttaaaaatgcaaagaaggcaATGGTCAACTTattagaagaaatgaccaaaaaagttaGCAAGATATTCgtaaagaaaaagagcaagaaagatAACTGAAGTGAgcacagaaaaggaaagaaaaagcaacgcaaaaaaggaaattaccttaaaaatgtgctttaaaattctaataattctgtgacataatttgaaaatatataaacatatataataaGTGCTCAAATTATTCAAGTAGAAAAAAGAACTTAAaggaacaaaaaatgaaaatgaccttggaaaaaaagtgctaaaataaaaaaaaatattatatttacataattattttttatgtgtaaccttagtttaaatatattatgataataattgtATTCTGGTTTTTTTCAtagttatttaataattttctaatgatttttgCAGCTAATCTTTCAGGTCATcgtttatcatttttttgcaatttgcaggatgTTTCATGCAAACTTGCtagctgcctttttttcccacatttgtgaaagaagtcaaaccaatttactcacaTTTCAAGGTTAAAAGGCTTtcgaaaggcatctgaacgcagcacaagaataTCAATGTCATCCAGGTTTTAATGGGTTAGAAATCATTGAAGGttttggaaagtcatggaattttgttgtgtgtaatgaattTGTTACAGTTATCTTCCACTGATAACCTTCCACATAAGGTAACAactgtaaatgtattttctgtagctgtcgacaTTGTATAGCTACATTTTCACGTCaggttttgtttaccatcatgttGCCCCTTTTGGGGAAAAGAAACTTGCTGATAAGCAAGAAACAGAGAAGCTTTTGTGTAGAAGGTTAAACAAAACTTTCACACTAAGATTTGAGGCACATGAGGAATTAAATATTCACTGTTAGTTTGGTAAATAGCTAAATGATGCTGGTGACATTTAATACTGATGGAGAGCTTACTGAACTTGAGTGGGAAACAAGTGTTTATACAACAAGAAATGATTGTGTACAAACTTAAAACAGTCGTCAAATTGCTTTGACATCTACAGGAACTTATATGACTGTATTGTTACATAAGCCTTTccattttaaactacttaaataCAGTTATGGAAATAGGGAAAAATATTATGGAAAGCTGTgggacattttgaaaatgaattggTTGAAATTTGTTGGAGCCCTGTATACACAACGCCATATCATTAAGGAGCTGATTTGTGCGGGAAAAACATTATCATGCAGCCTCTGTGTTTAGTTAGATACAGTAGGTAACttttagtgacatttttacTTGACGAGTTACAGAAATGTCAGATTTACACAGGATTGAATGGATGAACTCCACAATTGTTACAAATTACGAGTCTTGTGGAAACAGGGCTTTAGACATTAACATGACTTCTTTGTTGCTGAAATTTCGGACAtcatggaaatgaaaacaacacaaaaaaacataaatgtgttAGACAAGACaaccttaaaaagtctttaaattcaattttgtaaatgttaagccttaaaagtcattaaatagtcttacattgtgaatttgtgaggtcttaattgccacaaacataTTATCGAAttttatttatccatctttgaatttatttttgtcaaaatgaatcTTCGAAGTCCATAAAATCTTTAATCTCTTTTAATCCTCCTCATACTTGCATTTACCAGTTGgcaaaaatgtagattaacttTACTCACTTTAATAACCATAGTCCTGCATAAAACCCTACCTCTGCGTTTAACCTCACACATCTAACgtattaacatttatttctgttattaaaaaatcaaaaataaacatacaagaATAGAACAtttgataataattttaaatgatagTCGTCACTGTGATGACACTTCGGGGCCGCTCTTTACTACTGTTTGCTGAGAGACTTCTGACAGTCTTTATCCACATGCCACCTGCTGGTCACTTATCAAAATGACCAATAAACAGCTCTGCCAgggcctctctctctttgccctGATTTTGTTGGAAAGTCTTGGCTCTGCGTCTCTGCAGGTCTGCCCTGCAGGTCCTCCACAAGGCATGCGAGGTGTCACGCCGCTTCAACTACTTCCAAGGGGGCATCGCTCTCACGTGGATGGCCTTCTATGAGAGCTGCATCACCTCAGAGCAAAGCTGCATCAATGAGTGGAACGCTATGACCGACCTGGAGTCCACCCGGCCTGACTCGCCCACCATGTTCGTCGACAGGTGAGGCCCCACGGCCTGCTTTGTGCAACGTAGCAGTTTTGGTTATGACAAAACTGAATTCACAATCTGATGTAATTTAGCTGGAAGAAGATTCCAAACAGTATTTGTCTCACGTGTCCAAACAGATCAGCCGCCGCTGATTCCTAACGTGCCTTTTGTGTGCACGTCTTTGGTCATGGAATAGATTTCAATCCTTTGGACAGCAGCTGTTGTCCCTTTGTCTTCAGCTGTGGAAGCATGTTACACTGTTATGCTAATTTCCATTCAGACAGCAGCACTGATGTGTTGACTCATTATGTGCAGGCCGACCGAGCGAGAGAGAACAGAGTGTCTCATTAAAGCGAAGCTGCGCAGCATCATGACGTTTCAAGACCTGGAGAACATCACCTCGAAGGAGGTATGAGCGAAATCCTAACTTTAGCAATGTGTGTGATTTGCCCTGATCTTTCTAGAATTCTGTACTTAAAGGTTTGAAAAAAGATGCTtgtaattttcctgttttattaaTGTAACCGTCAGTAACTGTACACTAAGAAACCTGCAAACCCATTTTGCTTGGTAGCCTTTTTCCCCACACAGACATGTTTTTCATGACAGCATATCACTATTTAATTTACTgttcaaaatatataaattaaaaaacaaaataaataaaaaaggaaataaataaaaataaataaataaaaagaattacacagtgacagtttttttgtaaGTAGATCCTGAGAGTAGATCTTTGTTCTGCaataaagatccagtgtgtttCAGTGCTTCTCTGTGCATCACTGTCGGTTTAAGAAAGTTAAGTGTTTCGTGTTCGATCCTCGTCCTCAGATCCGTAACGAGCTGGAGCAGCACATGAGCTGCAACCTCAAAGAGTACAAAGAGTTTATCGACAACGAGATGCTTCTGATCCTGGGTCAGATGGACAAGGCGACGCTGATCTTTGACCACGTGTACTTGGTGAGaatgttgttttacttttttattttgtagtatcTTTAGCTgtttgaacattatttttcatacCTTTTTTTCCAAGCTAATGCCTTTAGACTGTTTACACTTACCTAAGTAACATATAGTTAAATGTTTACTATGCAGGAAATATCAGTTATGGCCAAAGCACATGAGGCACAGGTGCAACACATCATGTAGGCGGAGTGGAGTAGGGTTTTTTACCTGCCATGCCAGGGCTGTCCAAACTTTTCTTTACCTTTTAAATCACTGATCATTTTTGCTGTTATACTGAATAGGTTTCTGTCTTTCGGCCTCTGTAGGGCTCTGAGTGGAACGCCTCCAACCTGGAAGAGCTGCGTGACTGCGGGTGAGCTGAGTTTAACTCTAACATATCATACTGTCGTGCTTTAATCTGAAATCTGTTATTCTTATACAGGATTTATTAGAAGTGATGAATGTATATTTTTGCCTGAAACCTGTTTTTATCCATAAGGCACATGTATGATTTTTCAGTTATCATTTAGTCAGTGAAGCAGTGTTGGTAGCTGTTTAGTCTCATTAATTTCAGGTGTTGATTAACagttaaaactaaaaacatgttttcagagTGGGTTACATCCTGAATGTTACCAGAGAGATTGACAACTTCTTCCCGGGGATGTTCTCTTACCACAACGTCCGCGTGTACGATGAGGATGCCACCGACCTGCTGGCCCACTGGAACGACACCTACAACTTTATTGTCAAAGCcaagtaagaaaaaacaataatatttagGACTAATATAGCGCCTTCTAGGTACTCAAAGAAGCTtcacatgaaatgcaaaacaaacaaacaaacaaaggaaaggCTGCTGTAGGATGGATGATTTAAGAGAGACATTGTACAGATCATACATGACTCTTATCCAAGAAACAACAGTCAGAACTTCGTCCCCACAGCACTTTGGTATGAATAGATGTGGTCTTTAGTCATCATTTTTAAGTCATCCTAGTCCGACTGACTCACATCATGTATTCTCCCTGCGTACTGGAGCTGCGATCACACAGGACGACACATTTTTCTCGAATGTATGACACAGCTGTgagtaacagagagagagagacaactGAAATGGCCGTAAGTCTGGTTGCTATGCAACTGTCTAAGCATGTTAacctgaggggaaaaaaaagggatgtttgtaaaaataaaaatggacatGAAGTAATCACCGCAGAATCCTGAAAATCAccaatccaaaaacaaacacatttcataacATGTTTTAATTACTACACTGTCCTAACTGTCACACGCTTGAGACATATAATGGGAtgtcaattatttattttccgtCCAACAGGAAGAACAATTCCAAGTGCCTGGTGCACTGTAAGATGGGGGTAAGCCGGTCTGCCTCTACAGTTATTGCCTATGCAATGAAAGAGTACGGCTGGTCCCTGGAGAAAGCATACAACTTTGTCAAGCAGAAACGGAGTATAGCTCAGCCAAACGCTGGTTTCATGAGACAGCTGGCAGAGTACGAGGGAATCCTGGACGCAAGGTAAGCAGGTCTACAGTTTTACTAAGGTTAGCACTTTCCTCatcttttttgcttcttttttttactgtggtgCAGCCATGAGGTTTCATCTCGGGGGCTTATACTGAATTTCACAAAGCTGCTTTTAAAGGAGCAGCGTGTAAGATGTAGTCAGCTTGATGCGACCATCCTGATCACATGAGCTCAACACTCTGTTTCTCTACCTGGCTCAGTCTGGACCGAAGTGTGGAAGTTACTCGCTTTGACAAACTGCTTCAGCCAAAGCTGACGTGAGCATTAACGTCTGCTCCTCTGTTACACAAATATGGTGTCAGTTATACACAGGGCTCCCACGAATCCTTAGAAAGtctaaaaggcatttaattaattcatcttaaaaatgtaattcattcatgtgaaactgaaacttttaacaacatgtacagcaagttcccagcaactttttttttttttaatgaagtcaagtaaaaaaatttaaattgaaaatgaataaataaaaatagctccctgaggttttacaaagtaaaagctcctcccatgctgacactttcttttccatttttaattaattaattttgttggaagcatttaaatgaaatgccgatacaaaatgcaaaatgcctAATATCTGCCCAAAAAATCGACCAGGTCGACCCCTATTATACACTacagaaaatatactttttacattatattccCTTTCTACATTGAACCTTTAAAGCTGATGGCCGTTACACACGCTGATGGCTTTAAAACAGAAGTGATGCTTGATGAAACTTTCAGTGTGTCTGTTATTTGCTTCACATGTAAGGAAAAGTATGCTTTGCCTTCACAGTAAACAGCGCCACAATAAGCTGTGGAGGCCTGGAACAGATGAGGAGGGATCAGATGATTTGCAGGCCTCCGGCCACTGTACTGGTGGGGGGGAGACGCCAGTGCTCAGAGGGGAAGAAGCCTGGGGAGGCTGCGGAGCCTCTCCCTGCAGGGGTATGGGTCTGGAGATGGAGCCTCTTGACTCTCTCAACTATAATTATTACTTCAGACGTTTGTCAGACTCTGCGCTGGACAGTGAGCCCTCCACCCCAGTGCGGGGACCC encodes:
- the ssh1b gene encoding protein phosphatase Slingshot homolog 1; its protein translation is MALVTLQRSPTPSAASSASTTNSSAGEDFGSDDERKNNQSLSESFFMVKGAALFLQQGGTAQGPKTPTHHKHAGDLPQHLQVMFKILRSEDRIKLAVRLESGWSDRVRYMVVIYTNGHQDTEENIVLGMDFTDKDSKNCSIGMVLPLWSDTNIHLDGDGGFSVNTAGRSHVFKPVSVQAMWSALQVLHKACEVSRRFNYFQGGIALTWMAFYESCITSEQSCINEWNAMTDLESTRPDSPTMFVDRPTERERTECLIKAKLRSIMTFQDLENITSKEIRNELEQHMSCNLKEYKEFIDNEMLLILGQMDKATLIFDHVYLGSEWNASNLEELRDCGVGYILNVTREIDNFFPGMFSYHNVRVYDEDATDLLAHWNDTYNFIVKAKKNNSKCLVHCKMGVSRSASTVIAYAMKEYGWSLEKAYNFVKQKRSIAQPNAGFMRQLAEYEGILDASKQRHNKLWRPGTDEEGSDDLQASGHCTGGGETPVLRGEEAWGGCGASPCRGMGLEMEPLDSLNYNYYFRRLSDSALDSEPSTPVRGPPLLGMERVFIEIEDVERDALLEDEGFPMAHLALPGEGTAAQTCGRLDPLEDMRLRLEISTLEEEDEEEAKKEEAEMAALAQTPGNSDGKRAGDEDERTEESRLGLANLNTNNSNRLAAKRSCPAAFDDSASTGNPLKVKPSYQSCKDCLRLPQGRRCDRPAGGRSHRLNPSRHCTVPTICIDPPGTNFASSSILQSLQAPAVVPPNSVQPCSHLYRCATCSPGVPLTSRLKLVSPMSCEETEDMDEPQGDSLGEEISKEGAGAITATPAEGLELQPGDAVELQQQALAQLQMPGLGLEFGLELMRQRAEQLEKLPSLAMEGQLPVGPLP